The nucleotide window TTCGGATGCTGCGCGACGATGCCTACCTCATCAACGTCGCCCGCGGGGGCGTCATCGAGCAGTCGGCACTCGTCGACGCGTTGGAATCGGCGTCACTCGCCGGGGCGGCACTCGACGTGTTCGAGACCGAACCGCTCCCGGACGAATCGCCGTTGTGGGGGATGGACAACGTGATCGTGACCTCGCATGCGGCCGCAGCGAACCGCGAGTACTACCAGCGGGTGGCCGCGCTCGTTCGTGAGAATCTGCGCCGACTCGACGCCGACGAATCACTCACCAACCAGGTCGTTTGAGCCACGGCTTCCCCCATTTGACTCAGTTCCGCCGCCCGTTGACTACTGCATACAAGGTGCGTATCAGTCAGGAAATCGCATTCATCGACATACAAAATGTAATATTTGGCAACTCTTTGAGCAAATTTCCGAGTTTCGTGAATTTACTTGTACAGATTCACTATCTTCTCAAGCTATTTGTGATAGAAAAATGTTAAAACACAACAAAGATATTGAATTCGGTATGACGCAACTGAAATCGGTGCTTCGAGTGAGGTGTGCGAGCTACGCCTGTTCGAACTCCACGTCCTCGCTGACAGTGATATCGCCGGTGACCTCTGTGTAGGGGTAGGGCATACCGATACCGGCAGCGTCGAAGCGTTTCTTGACGGCCTCAGTGAACGCTGCAACTGTTGGAGCGTATCCCGTCTTGTTCGGGTCGATCCAGAGACGTCCCGAGAGCACCACCGCCGAATCGCCGAGACTCGTTACGGGTGCCGAGGGTTCTTGACTCGTGAGTGCCCCATCGAGGTTCTGTGCTACGTCGACGATGATTTCGCGGGCATCTTCGATATCGGCGTCGTATTCGATACCGAAATCGACCCCCACGCGAAGTTCGTCGTTACCCATCGGGTTGGTCACGACGGCGTTCACGAGATCGCTGTTCGGGACGGTCATCTCTTCGTTATCGAAGGAATTGAGCTTCGTCACTCGCAACTGAACATCCTCGACCACCCCGACGTTATCGTTCCATTCGATCCAGTCGCCCGTCTGAAACGGCTCGTCCTGGATGATGAAAATCCCGGCGACGAAGTTCGAGATGAGATCCTGTGCGGCGAAGCCGACCGCCAGAGCGAGAGCGCCAGCAAGTGTCCCAAACGCGGCTAGAACGACGCCTGCACCCGCGATTGTAGCGGCGATTGCAAGCGCCACTACCGCAGTGATCGCGACGACGGTACTGATAGTGAGACTGGTGATGGTTTCGTCGACGCCACGACTATCGAGGGCGCTTCGCAGCGCTCGGACGACGAGTGCCTTCCCAACGTAGTAGATGACAACGAACGCAACGAGGAACAGAATGATTGTTACTGCGGCGCTTACGAGCGCGGGTCCATACTGGTTAAGCAACGCCTGCGGGTCGAGTGAAAACCCCTGTTGGAGTGGTATCATGTGATCGCGTGCCGACAATCACAGAGGCCAGTCATGAATGTTTCTGTTTCCAACAACACAGTTGTTTACAACCAGCTATGAAATTCGTATCTGTCAAGTGTGTTATGGTTGGCAGAGTAGTCCGTCTGGAGCCAATGGCAACTCAGACCATCCAACCCTCAGATGAGGGTGTCTCCGCAGCGTGCTACGGAAACAAATCGTACTATCAGAATTCCTCAGATTCCGGTGTTCAAATGGATATACAACTGTCATAATGGGCTACTGCTGACTACACGCTCTATATCTCGCACGCTGATTCTATCAGATAATGTGTCATTCTTGAAATCCGGCGGCAAAGACCTCATCAAGCACCACTAGCTGGCTGGCAAAGATGGAGTTTTACCTCTGGACTCCAGAGAATCCCTGTGGAACCGGATGATAACCATCGTGGCTGGGCTGAACGCTCGGGAGAATTTTCGCCGACATACTACGCTCAGCTCGGCGCGAACACCGTCAGTGAGACTCTCGCCACGACGTGTGACTACTACCTGCCTGAGGACGCCGCGATTCTCGAGATCGGCTGTAGCTCCGGCCGTCATCTCACCCATCTTCGTGAGAACGGGTTCACCAACCTCACCGGTATCGACATCAACGACGAGTCGTTTGCCGTGATGGCCGATCAGTATCCCGAACTCGCTGCAACAGGCACGTTTCACACGGGGCTGATCGAAGAGATCGTCCCCGAATTTGCCGACAACGACTTCGATCTCGTCTACTCGGTCGAAACCCTGCAGCACATTCAACCGCAGAACACGTGGGTGTTCGAGGAACTGGCTCGTATCACCAGCAATCTGCTGATAACCGCCGAGAACGAGGGCAACGGCCCACAGCGTGGCCGAGAAGATGCACAAGTGAGCTACGTCAACGACGAATTTCCACTTTATTTCCGAAACTGGAAGCGAATATTCACCGATCTCGGGTTCGCTCAACTCTCGTACGAACCAAGCAAGCGCGATACGATTCGTACATTTCAGGCATTGTGAGATGGTGTCCGCATGGATTTCGAGGTCAGGAATATCCTCATGGGACTGGCCGCAAGCGGCACAATCGGAGTCGGTCTCCGGTTCCACCTGGATTGGTATCGGCGCGCCGGTATATGCGGTCCCACCTTGGATGATACTGAGTGTCCTATTGCTCGCGGCGTTCGTAGTCGTACAGGCTCAGTTAGGAATTCGAGATGTAGACGTATGCGACGGTCATGTCTCGCCGAGGAACTGCTCCGCCGCACCCCGAAAGAGCGCGTCGACCGCTGCCTCCGAGAGCTCTCGCCGAAGTAGTCCCTCGAACTCCCGCTCGTAGGCGTGTGGCATGTTCGGAAAATCCGAACCATACATGATCCGGCCGGCGAGTTCCTCGAAGACGCCGTCATCGATGGTGGCCGGATCGAACTCGACGTGGCGATCGACGACCGTCGCCATCGCAAAACTCGTGTCGAGATAGACGTTCTCGTCGGCACGGGCGAGATCGAGAAACGCCTCGTGTTCGAAGGTCCCCATATGCGCACAGCAGGCTCGCACCTCCGGAAACCGGTCGCGGAACTCCCGGAACCGTTCGATCCCGACGTGTGGACTGTCCCCGAACATCGGCGCGGTGCCGGCGTGGTGGAGCACGGGCCGGTCGTACTCGGCACAGAGTTCGTAGGCGGGATCCAAGCGTGGATCGTCCGGCGCGACCTCCTGGACGGGACACTGGAACTTCAGCCCGCGGGCACCGTTCTCGAAGGCCGCCTCGACGACCGCGTGCACGTCGTCGGCGGGATGGACCGTCGCGAACGGAAGACACATCTCCGAGCTGCTCGCCGCTTCGAGCAGCCAGTCGTTGAGTTCGGCGGCCATACCTGACTTGTGCGCGTACGGTAGCGCGACGTACCGGTCGATCCCGGCCTCACGGAGAGCGGCCTCGAGTGCCGTCCTCTCGGTTGGATGGTCGAACTCCCACCCCGCGGCATCGGTCAGTGCCTCGCGAATGGCGGCCATCAGCCGGTCGGGCATTAGATGCACGTGTCCGTCGATCGCGTTGGTAACGGGAACCTCCGTGTGTGACATTGTCTCTTTTTTCTCCACTAACCGAGAAAAAGACTCCGTCGGTACTCGACTGGTGTTCCGGGACGACTGCTGAAGCTCGCTACGTCATGTTCTTGGCTGCAGAATCTTTCCCCAATACCTTACCTGCTTGGCGAACGAACCCTGCCTGTGCCTCCAGCAGACGCTTCCCAGCAATCACACGACGACTTCCAAAGCCATCCGTCCATCCCCTGTGACGCATGCGAGTCCGCCCTCAACTCACAGCACGATCACTCGATTTCCTTTCTCCTCATGGATCAGCTTACACTCCCCCTCGTTGGTTGCGACGACCATCTCGAGCAGTTCACGTCCATCTGTGGATTCACCACAGAGGATACCGCTGAACTCCTCTCGCACCGCCCGGCCGGCGGTATCAACTGCCCCAGCTGTCAGTTCGTCCCGTACAATCCACAGCACCCTCTTGTTCCGGTACAGAACGGAGCCGTTGCCGTCCTCGCTTGTCCGGACCATCAAGAGGAGATCATCGAGCGATTTCGGACCGGTCTCGAGACACAACAGAAACTGACGGCTTCGACCGATACGCTGCAGTAGCTCTCAATTGTCTCGTCTGCACGTTCTCACCTCCCGACTCCACACGGCTTCTGTGTGGCTCCGTCAATGAATTTCGCGTACCGTAGGGCGATGCTCGCTGGCGATTCAATCGTCGCTTTGCTCGATCCGATCACCATCGGACACGAGCTGGTAGCTGTTCTGTCGAGCGTCGTCGATACAGATGCCTTTCTCGACCATGTCGATACGTTCGAGCTGGTTGAGCGCGTTCCGCACCGTCCGACTCGAAAGATGCGACTGGCGGATGAGCTCTTTTTGCGTTAGTGGGCCCTCGTATTCGAGCACTTTTGCGACGAGTTTCCCGCTCGGTGCGAGACTGTCGATCTCCGCTGTTTCGGAGCTACCCATCGACTATCCCTACGATCAGCCCCGGGGTAAATCTATCGAAAATCCAATAATTTGGAAGCTGTATTATAAAAATATCTGACTAGTCGATCGCCCCTTCGATATCGCTCCCCAGTTCGTTTTGATAGCAAACTCACAACTACCATCCAAACCAGTCGGCGACAGTACCCGATGCTATTCTGCACCCCGCCCGCTCCAGTGCCGCAGTCAACCCAACCGTCAACACCGGTGCGACCGGAAGCATCTATTGACGACTACCGCAATCGTACAACAAACCCATGAACACGTTTAGCACTCGGACCGGAGATCACATCGTTCTCAGGACCATGGTTGACATCCTCCCCGCCGTGAACGGCGAGGATTCCCGACCGTAGTTGGGATATTAGGGTTCGCAACGTGCTCGTTCTTGTGGATGGAACCGACCATCCGTAGCATCGAACGAACACACTACTGGCTGTGCCAAACAGCCGTTATCCCTATCGAGCCGGTCAAATGCGGCTGGATTCGGGAGTAGCGTTTGTCTGATGTTCTCCGCACCGTTCGCGTCGGCGTTCGCCGTCCGTCCGCACTGCTGGCAGTGGTACAGACCACGTTCGACGCGCTGGCTGCCGTTCTTGTGGCCGCACACCGAGCACGTCTTTGACGTGTCGCGTTCGGAGTCCACAACCACCTCGATACCGGCGGCTTCGCCCTTATATTCGAGCATCGTCATGAGTAGCCCGAAACCCCATCCGTGGAGCATCTTGTTCCCGTGGCGGCCCCAGTCCCAACCGGAGCCGTCGTCTTCCGAACGGATGCCACCGAGGTCGCCCACCATGAGCCGTCCGACGCCGCGTTCGACACACTCGACGACGATACGCTTCGAGAGGGTGTGATGGAAGTGCTTGCGCCGGTCCTTGAGTGTGCGCTTCGCGTTCCGAGCGCGGCGCGAAAGCCCGTTCTCGCCTTCGCACTCGTACTCGACGCGCTTGTAGTAGTGCTTGGACTCTTTGAGCCATCCACCAGGGAACAGCATGGTTTCGTCGCCGAACGACACGGCAGCGATGTTGCTGATTCCGAGGTCCACACCCGCCGTTCGGTCGCCCGGCGGTTCAGGGTCGATGGTTGTTCGGCAAACGAACTGAAGCCGCCACTCACCGCGCTTGTGGACGGCGCGAACCTGCTGGATGTCCCACTCGGTGAGGTCCACGTCGGGACGGGCTTCGTACCCACAGAGCACGAAGTCCGAACGGTGTTCTTTGAGATTCCGGCCTTTCGAGAGGCGAACGCGCTGATACTGTTCGTCGTGTTTGAAGCCAGCCGCTTTGAACGACACTGTGGAGCGTGGGTGCGAATCGCCGCGTTTGCGGTAGCCGGGCGGTCGGGCACGGCTATCGCCGTTCCGACGCTTCCCGAACCAGCCGTTGAACGCTTCAGCGAGTTCTTCGAGAACGCGCTGACTGGACTGTGAATGAAGGTCCGTATAGCATTCGTGGCCTTTGAGTTCGGATTTGAGCTCCCCGTCATCGGGGATCTCGCCCGTTTCGTCCCACACGCCTTGTGCATAGTAGCGACCGACGTTCCAGAGCTTCGACGCGGCCCACCCGAGTGCATCGAGGTCATCCTGAACCTGTTGCTGGTTCGGGATGGTGGCCTCGAACGTTCGGATAGTTCGCGTCGGCATCTAACTTCATAACTGGTTATGCGCCACGTAAACGTGAATCCACCGATCCGACACCGACGACGAATATCCGGCTGGCCACCGACGGGTAGCCGGTGGTTGCACAGTAGTGAGACACAGCTTACGGCGCGTATCCCCTCCCTAAAGGGAGAGGTTTTGCGCCTGTCTTTCACATAAACCAGACGGTGACGTCTATCTCGGTGCGGGTATGACTGTCCATGTCGACTCTGGGGTAGTGAGAGTTGGAGCAGATACCACTGGTGAACTCATTGCCAAATCAGATCGAGCGACGACGCTTGCTGCGGAGATACTCCAGAACGATCTGCAGTTCCGGATCCACATCGAACCATCGAGCGGCATGAAGCGGCGGTCAGTCCTTGCGTGCTACGCTACTGGTGGCAACCCTGAGCGAATGCAGTGGGGTGGATTTCGGTGACACGGCTTCCGTCGACGATCAGCGGGTTCAGCGAGACGCCGGCTCCATAGAGCGGCGCGATCGCGTTCGCCATGTTCGATGTCCCCGCCGAGAACGCCATCACACACGCGATGGCAACGACGACCACCGCGCCGGCCAGCTCTCGCATCGTGGTGTTCGCCCCGCGCCGCGGTCTCGGAATCGTTCCGGTACGATCGAGTTCGAGCAGCGCGCCCTCGGTGCTCGTGATCGCGATCCAGCGGTTGATCCGGGGATAGAAATACCGGCCGACCACCATCGAGATCCAAAAGCCCACGAGCGGCAGCTTCAAGGCCGCATCGTGGACAAAGCCCGCGAGGCTGGTATCGCTGTCGAGTTCGTCGCCCCAGCGTACACCTCGCAGACGTGTCACGCCTGCGGCCACATCGGCCGGCGAAGCGAACAAGCGGAGTTTGGATGTATGAACGCCGACTGCTGGGTATCGGAGTACCAAGCTGATCTGAACGCGGCGGCGAACATCGCCAGTCGTGTTGACCCGTGGGGAGAGCCTACCGCTGAAATCGGCGGGCGATGACTTCTTGAAAAGCGAAGCTTTCCAATGGTCGGGAAATCTTCGATTTCCCTCGACGCCACAGGACGGGAGCGCCTTTGACAGCGCCACAGCCCGCCGCGAGCCGAGCGCGAAACCCGCGCAGATGACGCTCGCGGAGTGGGGGCTAAAACCTCTCCGGAAGACCGGATTCCCACCGTGTGGGATTCCCCGGCCTTTAGGCCGATGGGGAATGTCAAGGGGGATATGGACGTCTTCAGTACCGAAACGCCGATCATCGGTATG belongs to Halococcus qingdaonensis and includes:
- a CDS encoding mechanosensitive ion channel family protein; amino-acid sequence: MIPLQQGFSLDPQALLNQYGPALVSAAVTIILFLVAFVVIYYVGKALVVRALRSALDSRGVDETITSLTISTVVAITAVVALAIAATIAGAGVVLAAFGTLAGALALAVGFAAQDLISNFVAGIFIIQDEPFQTGDWIEWNDNVGVVEDVQLRVTKLNSFDNEEMTVPNSDLVNAVVTNPMGNDELRVGVDFGIEYDADIEDAREIIVDVAQNLDGALTSQEPSAPVTSLGDSAVVLSGRLWIDPNKTGYAPTVAAFTEAVKKRFDAAGIGMPYPYTEVTGDITVSEDVEFEQA
- a CDS encoding class I SAM-dependent methyltransferase, with protein sequence MEPDDNHRGWAERSGEFSPTYYAQLGANTVSETLATTCDYYLPEDAAILEIGCSSGRHLTHLRENGFTNLTGIDINDESFAVMADQYPELAATGTFHTGLIEEIVPEFADNDFDLVYSVETLQHIQPQNTWVFEELARITSNLLITAENEGNGPQRGREDAQVSYVNDEFPLYFRNWKRIFTDLGFAQLSYEPSKRDTIRTFQAL
- a CDS encoding amidohydrolase family protein, coding for MPDRLMAAIREALTDAAGWEFDHPTERTALEAALREAGIDRYVALPYAHKSGMAAELNDWLLEAASSSEMCLPFATVHPADDVHAVVEAAFENGARGLKFQCPVQEVAPDDPRLDPAYELCAEYDRPVLHHAGTAPMFGDSPHVGIERFREFRDRFPEVRACCAHMGTFEHEAFLDLARADENVYLDTSFAMATVVDRHVEFDPATIDDGVFEELAGRIMYGSDFPNMPHAYEREFEGLLRRELSEAAVDALFRGAAEQFLGET
- a CDS encoding MarR family transcriptional regulator, with translation MGSSETAEIDSLAPSGKLVAKVLEYEGPLTQKELIRQSHLSSRTVRNALNQLERIDMVEKGICIDDARQNSYQLVSDGDRIEQSDD
- a CDS encoding RNA-guided endonuclease InsQ/TnpB family protein, with the translated sequence MPTRTIRTFEATIPNQQQVQDDLDALGWAASKLWNVGRYYAQGVWDETGEIPDDGELKSELKGHECYTDLHSQSSQRVLEELAEAFNGWFGKRRNGDSRARPPGYRKRGDSHPRSTVSFKAAGFKHDEQYQRVRLSKGRNLKEHRSDFVLCGYEARPDVDLTEWDIQQVRAVHKRGEWRLQFVCRTTIDPEPPGDRTAGVDLGISNIAAVSFGDETMLFPGGWLKESKHYYKRVEYECEGENGLSRRARNAKRTLKDRRKHFHHTLSKRIVVECVERGVGRLMVGDLGGIRSEDDGSGWDWGRHGNKMLHGWGFGLLMTMLEYKGEAAGIEVVVDSERDTSKTCSVCGHKNGSQRVERGLYHCQQCGRTANADANGAENIRQTLLPNPAAFDRLDRDNGCLAQPVVCSFDATDGRFHPQERARCEP